Proteins co-encoded in one Gracilimonas sediminicola genomic window:
- a CDS encoding c-type cytochrome — MHIINQRNRSFYLTIISTALLFVTGCTSSSDQQTEQAQPEVNQQDLASSDIQTLPGFEAQLLYEVPRGSYGTWIALTVDSQGRLIASDQSNKGMYRVTINETEGNPEVEIEEVTIPLSGVNGFAWKNQDLYANVGGKGIFKMSNERGDDQFDVLEFLGGPAKLAEHGNHSVINTATDNDLYVINGNYTPEPELSSSRLQKWDEDLLLPRMWDIRGNARGIYAPGGYIAKINPDASQWEMFSIGYRNPYDAAVNPHGELFTFDSDMEWDLGMPWYRPTRLIHVTSGSDYGWRSGSGKWKEYYEDSLPPTLNTGRGSPTGILFGTGAKFPAKYQHALFALDWLYGTIYAFHLTPDGATYQAEAEEFLSGNALPLTDAVIGKDGALYFIIGGRSNDTKLYRLVYTGDEATDPAPYPDNTEAKQARQIRKNLEQFHGKTNPKAIQEAWPHLDSDDQFIRYAARVAVESQPVNLWANKALNEDKPRAKINGLIALARSNSQIYREDAINSLMETNLDSFSPDQKLGYLRALSLVFMRLGDPGETQKELITDKLQQHLPSEDTRLNTELIRLLVYLEDSRVIDKALALIQNPKPRDSKPNWLGVVDHPDGTIEKMQQNPPPVREIEYLFMLRNLKNGWTTEQRREYFTYINEASGKMGGSSYTGYLRKIRDDALSNASEEEHDAVADITGVSLITEPDFEVQPPKGPGRDWTVNEAIVAVSDHLTDRNFENGRNAFFATSCASCHRFNGYGGNIGPDLSTIGLRSSVSVLLEDIINPNSLISDQYSSSEVKLKSGELILGLVVEETDTLKIYPRDPDQSAISVSKNQVQSIEPSSISQMPANLLNPLNEDELRDLIAYLRSGGNPDSKLFKK, encoded by the coding sequence ATGCATATCATTAACCAACGAAATCGCAGTTTTTACCTCACGATCATTTCAACCGCACTTTTATTTGTTACAGGCTGCACTTCATCCTCAGATCAGCAAACTGAACAGGCTCAGCCGGAGGTAAACCAACAAGACCTGGCCAGTTCTGATATTCAAACATTACCCGGCTTCGAAGCACAGCTGCTGTATGAAGTTCCAAGAGGCAGCTATGGCACCTGGATTGCCCTCACCGTTGATAGCCAGGGCCGTTTGATAGCTTCCGATCAAAGTAATAAAGGTATGTACCGGGTTACCATAAATGAGACGGAGGGGAATCCTGAGGTTGAAATTGAAGAGGTTACCATTCCCCTGTCGGGGGTAAATGGCTTTGCCTGGAAGAATCAGGACTTGTACGCCAATGTTGGCGGCAAAGGTATATTCAAAATGAGTAATGAACGTGGTGATGATCAGTTTGATGTGCTGGAATTTCTTGGTGGACCGGCCAAACTGGCTGAGCATGGAAACCACAGCGTTATTAATACCGCTACAGATAATGACTTATACGTGATCAACGGGAATTACACGCCGGAGCCCGAATTAAGCTCCAGCCGTTTGCAGAAATGGGATGAGGATTTATTGCTTCCGCGGATGTGGGATATCAGAGGAAATGCCCGCGGTATTTATGCGCCCGGTGGCTACATAGCTAAAATTAACCCTGATGCTTCTCAATGGGAAATGTTCAGTATCGGATATAGGAATCCTTATGATGCAGCCGTAAACCCCCACGGCGAGTTGTTCACGTTTGATTCCGATATGGAATGGGATTTAGGCATGCCATGGTACCGCCCAACGAGGCTTATTCACGTTACAAGTGGCAGTGACTATGGCTGGCGAAGCGGCAGCGGGAAATGGAAAGAGTATTATGAAGATAGCCTTCCCCCCACATTAAATACCGGTCGAGGTTCTCCCACCGGAATTTTGTTTGGTACAGGGGCAAAATTTCCGGCTAAATACCAGCATGCTTTGTTTGCACTCGATTGGTTGTACGGAACTATATACGCCTTCCACCTCACTCCTGATGGTGCCACTTATCAAGCCGAGGCAGAGGAATTTCTATCCGGTAATGCACTTCCTTTAACCGATGCCGTTATTGGTAAAGATGGAGCATTGTATTTCATCATTGGCGGAAGGTCGAATGACACCAAATTATACCGGTTAGTTTATACCGGTGATGAAGCAACGGACCCTGCTCCCTACCCTGATAATACCGAGGCTAAACAAGCTCGCCAGATTCGTAAAAATCTGGAACAATTTCATGGTAAAACAAACCCTAAAGCTATTCAGGAAGCGTGGCCTCACCTTGATTCTGATGATCAGTTTATACGCTATGCAGCGCGTGTTGCGGTAGAATCTCAACCCGTGAATTTATGGGCTAACAAAGCTCTGAATGAAGATAAGCCCCGGGCTAAGATAAATGGGTTGATTGCCTTGGCAAGATCTAACTCTCAAATATACAGAGAAGACGCCATCAACTCGTTGATGGAAACAAACCTCGACTCCTTCAGCCCAGACCAGAAATTAGGATACTTACGGGCATTGTCGTTGGTTTTCATGCGTCTTGGAGACCCGGGTGAAACACAAAAAGAGTTAATAACGGATAAACTGCAGCAACATCTGCCCTCTGAAGATACCCGACTCAATACAGAGCTAATACGTTTGCTGGTTTACCTGGAAGACTCAAGAGTGATTGATAAAGCCCTGGCTTTAATACAGAACCCAAAGCCCCGAGATTCCAAACCCAACTGGTTAGGCGTTGTTGATCATCCGGACGGCACCATTGAGAAAATGCAGCAGAATCCTCCGCCGGTACGGGAAATCGAATATCTGTTTATGCTTCGAAACCTTAAAAACGGGTGGACCACTGAGCAGCGAAGGGAATATTTCACCTACATCAATGAAGCTTCCGGAAAAATGGGTGGTTCAAGCTATACCGGATATTTAAGGAAGATCAGAGATGATGCATTGAGCAACGCCTCGGAAGAAGAGCACGATGCCGTAGCAGATATTACGGGCGTAAGTTTAATAACAGAACCTGATTTTGAAGTACAACCTCCAAAAGGCCCCGGGCGGGACTGGACGGTAAACGAAGCTATCGTAGCTGTATCCGATCACCTCACCGATCGGAACTTCGAGAATGGCAGGAATGCTTTTTTTGCCACCAGTTGTGCCTCCTGTCACCGATTTAACGGCTATGGCGGAAATATTGGACCGGATTTAAGCACCATAGGCCTTAGATCGTCTGTTTCTGTTTTACTGGAAGATATTATCAACCCAAATTCACTTATTTCAGATCAATATAGCAGCTCAGAAGTGAAGCTGAAGAGCGGAGAATTGATCCTTGGACTGGTTGTGGAAGAAACAGATACTCTTAAAATATATCCGAGAGACCCGGACCAATCGGCAATTTCGGTGAGTAAGAATCAGGTTCAATCTATCGAACCATCGAGCATTTCTCAGATGCCGGCAAATTTACTGAACCCGTTAAATGAAGATGAGCTAAGGGATTTAATTGCTTACCTGAGGTCAGGAGGTAATCCTGACAGTAAATTGTTTAAGAAATGA
- a CDS encoding 3-keto-disaccharide hydrolase codes for MNLKATILPVVILLMLTGCEPSKSPTPNADNSFQTILTDSTLNQWSGKDGYWRFEEGVLIGEITPDNILIENTFFIWEGNTGHDFELKVDFRISQKGNSGINYRSEPMEGKEFMLRGYQADFDGSHKYTGNVHEERGRATLAKRGEIVLLMNSTSSEILARTGAQESLISKIDTTENAWNQYHIIARGNSIIHLINGQIMTILMDDGASKSVGNKLGFQLHLGPPMKVEFRDIQLKKL; via the coding sequence ATGAATCTGAAAGCTACCATACTTCCTGTCGTTATTCTACTGATGCTTACCGGTTGTGAACCATCAAAATCTCCCACTCCCAATGCAGATAATAGTTTCCAGACCATCTTAACCGACAGCACACTCAACCAATGGAGTGGAAAGGATGGATATTGGCGGTTTGAGGAGGGAGTCTTAATTGGTGAGATCACCCCTGATAATATCCTGATTGAGAATACTTTTTTTATTTGGGAAGGTAACACCGGTCATGACTTTGAGCTAAAGGTGGACTTCAGGATTTCACAAAAAGGAAACAGTGGAATTAACTACCGAAGCGAACCCATGGAAGGAAAAGAATTTATGCTTCGTGGTTATCAGGCTGACTTTGATGGTTCACATAAATATACCGGGAACGTGCATGAAGAAAGAGGCCGAGCTACCTTAGCAAAGCGTGGAGAAATTGTGCTCCTAATGAACAGTACTTCTTCTGAAATTTTAGCAAGAACCGGAGCGCAGGAATCATTGATATCAAAAATTGATACCACTGAAAACGCCTGGAACCAATATCATATCATAGCCCGGGGGAATTCCATTATTCATCTAATAAACGGTCAGATTATGACTATCCTGATGGATGATGGAGCATCAAAGTCTGTCGGCAACAAGTTAGGGTTTCAGCTTCACCTGGGACCTCCAATGAAAGTTGAGTTCCGGGATATCCAATTGAAGAAATTATAA
- the nei gene encoding endonuclease VIII has product MPEGPEIWRAADKISEAIAGKEIEEVFFAFEELKPFEPKLQGLRVDSITPRGKAIVTSFENNLNLYSHNQLYGKWMIGKDGSEPDTNRSLRVAIHTADSSAFLYSASEIEMIEDEEVEAHPYIKKLGPDVVHPETTYDEVLQRYQSSSFKNRKLSTLLLDQGFLSGLGNYLRSEILFCSRVDPQFRARDCSEDQIEALAKHSLELSRRSYKTGGLTTPDDLVKALKEEGASRKQYRHYAYGRAGKPCYKCGKEIQVVETGGRKIYYCETEQKDLN; this is encoded by the coding sequence ATGCCAGAAGGACCGGAAATTTGGAGAGCAGCAGATAAAATCAGTGAAGCCATTGCAGGTAAGGAAATCGAAGAGGTGTTTTTTGCTTTTGAAGAGCTTAAACCATTTGAGCCAAAGCTGCAGGGCTTAAGAGTAGATTCCATCACCCCAAGAGGAAAAGCCATTGTTACTTCTTTTGAGAACAACCTGAATCTATATTCTCACAATCAGCTATATGGAAAGTGGATGATTGGGAAAGATGGGAGTGAGCCCGATACCAACCGGTCGCTGAGAGTAGCGATTCATACTGCTGATTCATCGGCCTTTTTATACTCTGCCTCCGAAATTGAAATGATTGAGGATGAAGAAGTGGAGGCCCATCCCTATATAAAGAAACTTGGTCCGGATGTGGTGCACCCTGAAACTACGTATGATGAAGTATTGCAGCGGTACCAAAGCAGTTCGTTTAAGAACCGTAAACTATCAACGTTGCTATTAGATCAGGGTTTCTTAAGCGGTCTTGGAAATTATTTGAGAAGCGAAATCTTATTTTGTTCACGCGTTGATCCGCAATTTAGAGCCAGAGATTGTAGTGAAGATCAAATAGAAGCATTGGCAAAACATTCACTGGAACTTTCGCGCAGATCCTACAAAACCGGCGGACTCACAACCCCCGATGATTTGGTGAAGGCGCTGAAAGAGGAGGGAGCTTCCCGAAAGCAATACCGGCACTATGCGTATGGAAGAGCAGGAAAACCATGCTATAAATGCGGCAAGGAAATACAGGTTGTGGAGACCGGCGGTCGAAAGATTTATTATTGTGAAACAGAACAGAAAGACTTGAATTAA
- a CDS encoding DUF4920 domain-containing protein, producing MKKIFAPVILMLLSTSLLAQDAEVIRLSEPVQETETYEVFGSEIEQWNEATSLVSLIESEKELSGKEVTIETEVAKVCQKKGCFFVANQDGYSARITFKDYGFFIPTDSQGKTVTLVGTFTVKELSEEQAKHYAEDAGEDAEAIKGPQKEYSIVATSVMIPKS from the coding sequence ATGAAAAAGATATTTGCACCTGTAATTTTGATGTTACTGTCCACTTCGCTGCTTGCCCAGGATGCAGAGGTAATCCGACTTTCTGAGCCGGTTCAGGAAACAGAAACATATGAAGTATTTGGTTCGGAAATAGAACAATGGAATGAGGCAACATCGCTTGTTTCGCTAATTGAATCTGAAAAAGAACTATCGGGAAAGGAAGTAACGATAGAAACAGAAGTTGCTAAAGTTTGCCAAAAGAAAGGCTGCTTTTTTGTGGCTAATCAGGACGGTTACTCTGCGCGGATCACCTTTAAGGATTATGGATTTTTCATTCCTACAGATTCTCAGGGCAAAACCGTTACGTTAGTAGGCACTTTTACCGTCAAAGAGCTTTCTGAAGAACAGGCTAAGCACTATGCTGAAGATGCAGGAGAAGATGCGGAGGCTATCAAAGGCCCTCAAAAAGAGTATTCTATTGTAGCTACATCCGTCATGATTCCTAAATCATAA
- a CDS encoding putative metallopeptidase: MPENDFLQAEATIHSTKQLMESPEVEAIAKKVIEKHKLEFGPAEIGYFLVYPNLSKQRAAKCMKASREVKHYSGNDYLIEISGELWDMLDNETKEMMLYHELLHVDPTFKSKTQEWKMTIRKPDFADFYTINDKFGNEWYKTIQATASSLYDLDPRQESKVKL, translated from the coding sequence ATGCCAGAGAACGATTTTTTACAAGCTGAAGCGACTATTCATTCAACCAAGCAATTGATGGAATCTCCGGAAGTGGAGGCCATTGCCAAGAAAGTTATTGAAAAGCATAAACTCGAATTTGGCCCCGCTGAAATCGGCTATTTTCTTGTTTACCCGAATCTTTCCAAACAGCGGGCGGCCAAGTGCATGAAAGCCAGCCGCGAAGTAAAACATTATTCCGGCAATGACTACCTGATAGAAATATCCGGGGAGTTGTGGGATATGCTCGATAATGAAACGAAGGAGATGATGCTCTACCACGAGCTTCTTCATGTAGACCCGACTTTTAAGTCTAAGACTCAGGAGTGGAAAATGACCATCCGTAAGCCGGATTTTGCAGACTTCTACACCATCAATGATAAATTCGGGAACGAGTGGTATAAGACCATTCAGGCCACAGCTTCTTCTCTATACGATCTGGATCCACGCCAGGAGAGCAAAGTAAAATTGTAA
- a CDS encoding translation initiation factor, protein MKVSVKMETAGRRGKQVSVIRGITHNPQVIEDLEKKLKTQLGTGGTIKGKTIEIQGDHVDRIKKILEKEGYEVR, encoded by the coding sequence ATGAAAGTTAGTGTAAAAATGGAAACGGCCGGACGAAGAGGAAAGCAGGTTTCCGTTATTCGAGGAATCACGCATAACCCTCAGGTAATCGAAGATTTAGAGAAGAAATTAAAAACCCAGCTGGGCACCGGTGGTACTATAAAGGGCAAGACCATTGAAATCCAGGGAGATCATGTCGATCGAATCAAAAAAATCCTGGAAAAAGAAGGCTACGAGGTGAGATAG
- a CDS encoding MATE family efflux transporter, with amino-acid sequence MSEIQPETSPNSIWVDIKASLAGTELDFTKGNISRAILILSIPMVLEMMMESIFAVVDIFFVSKLGADAVAAVGITESVLTLVYAIAIGFSMATTAIISRRIGEKNKDDAAKSAVQAIFVCLIISAPISLTGIFYAEEILQLMGANENIATHLSSYTAIMLGGNLVIMFLFVINSIFRGAGDAAIAMRVLWIANGINIVLDPLLIFGYGPFPELGIAGAAVATTIGRGIGVCYQFYRLFDGKGRIIILRRHISIQTEILKRMIRVSIGGIGQFLIATASWVGLVRIIAEFGSIALAGYTIAIRILIFSILPSWGMSNAAATLVGQNLGANQPERAEKSTWISAIINMIFLSLVGVCFLIFSENLVSIFTDDAAIIAVGSKCLRIMSYGYLAYAFGMVIIQAFNGAGDTKTPTLINLICFWLIEIPLAYFLAITLEWNEEGVFYSIVVAESLLGVIGFILFRRGNWKKTKV; translated from the coding sequence ATGTCCGAAATACAGCCAGAAACTTCCCCAAATTCAATATGGGTTGACATAAAAGCCTCTCTGGCTGGAACCGAGCTCGACTTTACTAAAGGGAATATTAGCAGAGCTATATTAATTCTGTCCATCCCCATGGTGCTGGAGATGATGATGGAATCCATTTTCGCCGTTGTCGATATTTTCTTTGTCTCCAAGCTTGGCGCAGATGCTGTCGCAGCCGTTGGCATCACCGAATCTGTTCTCACCCTTGTGTATGCCATCGCCATTGGCTTCAGCATGGCTACCACCGCTATCATATCCCGCCGAATTGGTGAAAAGAATAAAGATGATGCTGCAAAATCAGCCGTTCAGGCTATTTTTGTTTGCCTGATTATTTCTGCTCCCATTTCCTTAACAGGGATATTCTATGCTGAAGAAATTTTGCAGCTCATGGGAGCGAATGAGAATATAGCCACCCACCTTTCATCCTACACAGCCATTATGTTAGGTGGAAACTTGGTGATTATGTTCCTGTTTGTGATCAACTCTATTTTCCGTGGAGCCGGTGATGCCGCCATAGCAATGAGAGTGCTTTGGATTGCCAATGGAATCAATATTGTATTAGACCCACTGCTAATTTTTGGGTATGGCCCTTTTCCGGAACTGGGAATAGCCGGTGCTGCTGTAGCAACAACCATAGGACGAGGAATAGGTGTATGTTACCAGTTCTATCGCCTCTTTGATGGCAAAGGACGAATTATCATCCTAAGAAGGCATATCTCCATCCAAACAGAAATCCTTAAAAGGATGATTCGCGTTTCAATTGGCGGTATAGGGCAGTTCTTGATTGCCACCGCCAGTTGGGTTGGCCTGGTGCGAATCATTGCTGAATTTGGAAGTATTGCTTTGGCCGGATATACCATTGCCATTCGTATACTAATATTTTCTATCCTGCCTTCCTGGGGCATGAGTAACGCAGCAGCAACCCTTGTGGGACAAAATCTGGGAGCGAATCAACCCGAAAGAGCAGAGAAATCAACCTGGATATCGGCTATCATCAATATGATATTTTTGAGCTTGGTCGGGGTTTGCTTCCTGATATTTTCCGAAAACCTGGTGAGCATTTTCACTGATGATGCCGCCATTATTGCCGTTGGTTCAAAATGCCTGCGTATTATGAGTTATGGATATCTGGCGTATGCTTTCGGGATGGTGATTATTCAGGCCTTTAACGGTGCCGGTGATACCAAAACTCCCACGCTCATCAACCTTATTTGCTTCTGGCTTATCGAAATCCCGCTTGCTTACTTCCTCGCTATAACGCTTGAATGGAACGAAGAAGGCGTTTTTTACTCTATAGTAGTTGCGGAATCACTATTGGGCGTAATAGGCTTTATATTGTTCCGACGCGGAAATTGGAAAAAAACCAAAGTATAG